A genomic stretch from Helianthus annuus cultivar XRQ/B chromosome 1, HanXRQr2.0-SUNRISE, whole genome shotgun sequence includes:
- the LOC110873233 gene encoding filament-like plant protein 3, with protein sequence MDRRSWLWRRKSSEKNTGETESSGGSVSSHSERFSDDQVYSNQNSQSLEVASTVSSRPSEPNNVVKTLSEKLSEALQSINAKEQLVNQHAKVAEEAVSGWEKAEREVVALRQQVEALSVRNATLEDRVVHLDEALKECMRQLRQTREEKEQIANEALEKKVSESDSSSASIDANLYHKLEIIEKENSELKHKISSMAEELEIRIIERDLSNQAAEQASKHRLESVKKVAKLEAECRRLNSALKKANGHQTKARKMPPIVENGDLKETGGFGRNRMDSLVEIDLMNDFLEMERLVALPGSSEVEERLKTVESLEIVLKERENELNVSRKRLEEAEYKLAERENELKVSRNRLEEAESKLADCENELKASRRRLEAAESKLTERENEIKASRSPLEDAQSKLSKCENELKASRKQLEEAESKLYDRENELKASRKWLQESEFKLAERENELKESRTRLEEAEIKLAEHENELKESRTRLEEAEIKLTEHENELKLSRYQLEKAESKVAELDIELNASTYLLEEAEFKLHNTTNRLEMSEAGLEAAYTKKEEAESRCKALEAEIEILLSKVDHLENNIQKERELSRQTKARYQDLKDEVSRLQHEAQETKSENRAEEFRILKIKQEKELAMAGSKFAECQKTFASLNRQLKALATLDDFLIDTDDL encoded by the exons ATGGACCGCCGGAGCTGGTTGTGGCGGAGGAAGTCGTCGGAGAAGAATACCGGAGAAACTGAAAGCTCCGGTGGATCAGTTTCTTCTCATTCTGAAAGATTTTCCGATGATCAG GTGTACTCGAATCAAAATTCACAATCACTCGAAGTTGCATCAACGGTTAGTTCACGCCCAAGTGAACCCAACAATGTCGTGAAGACCCTTTCGGAGAAATTATCCGAAGCGCTGCAGAGCATCAATGCCAAAGAACAGTTGGTAAATCAGCATGCTAAAGTAGCAGAGGAGGCTGTCTCAG GATGGGAGAAAGCCGAACGGGAGGTTGTGGCTTTGAGGCAGCAAGTTGAGGCTCTATCTGTCAGGAACGCGACCCTCGAGGATCGTGTCGTTCATCTTGATGAAGCCCTGAAAGAGTGTATGAGACAACTGCGACAAACgcgagaagaaaaagaacaaattgCGAATGAAGCTCTTGAAAAGAAAGTTTCTGAAAGCGATAGTTCTTCGGCATCCATTGACGCCAATCTTTATCACAAGCTTGAGATTATTGAGAAAGAAAATTCTGAATTAAAACACAAGATTTCGTCAATGGCCGAAGAGCTTGAAATTCGGATTATTGAAAGGGATTTAAGCAATCAAGCTGCTGAACAAGCCAGTAAGCATAGGCTTGAAAGTGTAAAGAAAGTAGCTAAGCTTGAAGCCGAGTGTCGTAGGCTAAACTCGGCTCTTAAGAAAGCTAATGGTCATCAAACAAAAGCGCGTAAAATGCCACCGATTGTTGAGAATGGTGATTTAAAAGAGACGGGTGGATTTGGGAGAAACCGAATGGATTCGTTGGTGGAGATCGATCTCATGAATGACTTTCTTGAAATGGAAAGGCTTGTGGCGTTGCCTGGAAGTTCTGAAGTTGAGGAGCGGTTAAAAACAGTTGAATCGTTGGAGATTGTTTTGAAAGAGCGTGAAAACGAGCTTAACGTATCAAGAAAACGGCTTGAAGAGGCTGAATATAAGTTGGCAGAGCGTGAAAACGAGCTTAAAGTGTCAAGAAACCGGCTCGAAGAAGCTGAATCTAAGCTGGCTGATTGTGAAAACGAGCTTAAAGCATCAAGACGTCGGCTTGAAGCAGCTGAATCTAAGTTAACCGAGCGCGAAAACGAGATTAAAGCATCGAGAAGCCCGCTTGAAGACGCTCAATCTAAGTTATCCAAGTGTGAAAACGAGCTCAAAGCATCAAGAAAGCAGCTTGAAGAGGCTGAATCTAAGTTATACGACCGAGAAAACGAGCTTAAGGCGTCAAGAAAATGGCTTCAAGAGTCTGAATTCAAGTTGGCAGAGCGTGAAAACGAGTTAAAGGAATCAAGAACCCGTCTTGAAGAAGCTGAAATCAAGTTGGCTGAGCATGAAAACGAGTTAAAAGAATCAAGAACCCGTCTCGAAGAGGCGGAAATCAAGTTGACTGAGCATGAAAACGAGCTTAAGTTATCAAGATATCAACTTGAAAAGGCTGAATCCAAGGTGGCTGAGCTCGACATCGAGCTCAATGCATCAACATATCTACTTGAAGAAGCTGAATTCAAGCTGCATAACACCACAAATCGGCTAGAAATGTCTGAAGCAGGACTAGAAGCTGCCTATACGAAAAAAGAAGAGGCTGAATCACGGTGTAAGGCATTAGAAGCCGAGATAGAAATATTGCTTTCGAAAGTCGATCATTTGGAAAACAATATCCAAAAGGAACGCGAATTATCAAGGCAGACCAAGGCCAGGTATCAGGACCTCAAAGATGAGGTATCAAGACTGCAACACGAAGCTCAGGAAACAAAATCAGAAAATCGAGCTGAAGAGTTCCGAATCCTCAAAATAAAACAG GAGAAGGAGTTAGCGATGGCCGGGAGTAAATTTGCGGAGTGCCAAAAGACATTTGCGTCTCTTAATCGGCAGTTAAAAGCACTTGCAACTCTTGATGACTTCTTGATTGACACTGACGACTTGTAA